A DNA window from Candidatus Protochlamydia naegleriophila contains the following coding sequences:
- the rpsO gene encoding 30S ribosomal protein S15: MSLDKGTKEEITKKFQLHEKDTGSADVQIAILTERITELTDHLKRAPKDHGSRLALLKLVGQRRRLLDYLNSTDTKRYQTLINKLKLRR, translated from the coding sequence ATGTCACTAGACAAAGGTACCAAAGAAGAAATCACAAAGAAGTTTCAGCTGCATGAAAAAGATACCGGTTCTGCCGACGTCCAAATCGCCATTTTAACAGAGCGGATCACAGAGCTGACAGATCACTTAAAGAGAGCTCCTAAAGATCATGGATCTCGTTTAGCACTTCTTAAATTAGTGGGTCAACGTCGCCGTTTATTAGATTACCTCAATTCAACAGACACAAAACGTTATCAAACGTTGATCAACAAGTTAAAGCTTAGAAGATAA